In Numenius arquata chromosome 20, bNumArq3.hap1.1, whole genome shotgun sequence, the following proteins share a genomic window:
- the SZRD1 gene encoding SUZ RNA-binding domain-containing: protein MEDEEVAESWEEAADSGEIDRRLEKKLKITQKESRKSKSPPKVPIVIQDDSLPAGPPPQIRILKRPTTNGVLSNPNSASRPAFPVKSLAQREAEYAEARKRILGSASPEEEQEKPILDRPPRLSQPEDTRQPNNVIRQPLGPDGSQGFKQRR from the exons ATGGAAGATGAGGAGGTCGCCGAGAGCTGGGAGGAGGCGGCCGACAGCGGG GAAATAGACAGACGGTTGGAAAAGAAGCTGAAGATCACACAAAAGGAAAG taGAAAGTCAAAATCTCCTCCTAAAGTGCCGATCGTGATTCAGGACGACAGCCTTCCTGCAGGTCCCCCCCCGCAGATCCGCATCTTGAAGAGGCCGACGACCAACGGCGTCCTCAGCAATCCCAACTCTGCCAGCAGACCGGCCTTCCCCGTCAAATCCTTGGCACAGAGGGAAGCGGAGTACGCGGAAGCCAGGAAACGAATATTGGGCAGCGCGAGCCCCGAAGAAGAGCAGGAGAAGCCCATCCTCGATAG GCCGCCGAGGCTCTCCCAGCCGGAAGACACCAGACAGCCCAACAATGTGATCAGGCAGCCCCTGGGTCCTGATGGCTCACAAGGCTTCAAACAACGCAGATAA
- the NECAP2 gene encoding adaptin ear-binding coat-associated protein 2 isoform X1: protein MAAMAAAAAEEEEYEAVLCVKPAVHVYRVPPRASNRGYRAAEWQLDQPAWSGRLRITAKGKIAFIKLEDKTSGELFAQAPVEQFPGIAVESVTDSSRYFVIRIEDGNGRRAFIGVGFVDRGDAFDFNVALQDHFKWVRQQSELAKQAENPDQGPKLDLGFKEGQTIKLNIANMKKKEGATGNTRPRPAGLGGLSLLPPPPGGKSSAPVCPSGERPSSVSVPTQLPGTPITDSLLAWPQPAAAPSAAAADVWGDFAKASGSASNPTQANAGWVQF from the exons AtggcggccatggcggcggcggcggcggaggaggaggagtacGAGGCGGTGCTGTGCGTGAAGCCGGCCGTACACGTCTACCGGGTGCCGCCGCGGGCCTCCAACCGCGGCTACAG AGCTGCAGAGTGGCAGCTGGACCAGCCGGCGTGGAGCGGCAGGCTGCGGATCACCGCCAAGGGCAAAATCGCCTTCATTAAGCTGGAAGACAAGACCTcag GTGAACTCTTTGCCCAGGCGCCGGTGGAGCAGTTCCCTGGCATCGCTGTGGAGAGCGTGACGGACTCCAGCAGATATTTTGTCATCCGGATCGAAGACGGGAACG gccGCCGAGCTTTCATCGGAGTCGGCTTTGTCGACCGAGGGGATGCTTTTGACTTCAACGTGGCTCTCCAAGACCATTTTAA ATGGGTGAGGCAGCAGAGCGAGCTGGCCAAACAGGCCGAGAACCCCGATCAGGGACCCAAACTGGACCTGGGCTTCAAGGAGGGGCAAACCATCAAACTCAACATTGCG aatatgaagaaaaaagaaggagcaACGGGGAACACCAGGCCGCGTCCCGCAGGCCTCGGGGGCCTGAGCTTGCTCCCCCCACCTCCCGGAGGAAAATCTTCGGCTCCGGTTTGTCCTTCGGGAGAGCGTCCGTCTTCCGTCTCCGTGCCCACCCAGCTCCCGGGCACCCCCATCACAG ACTCCCTCTTGGCCTGGCCGCAGCCggctgctgctccctctgccgccgccgccgatgtCTGGGGAGACTTTGCCAAAGCTTCGGG GTCGGCTTCTAACCCGACCCAGGCGAACGCGGGCTGGGTTCAGTTCTGA
- the NECAP2 gene encoding adaptin ear-binding coat-associated protein 2 isoform X2 translates to MAAMAAAAAEEEEYEAVLCVKPAVHVYRVPPRASNRGYRAAEWQLDQPAWSGRLRITAKGKIAFIKLEDKTSGELFAQAPVEQFPGIAVESVTDSSRYFVIRIEDGNGRRAFIGVGFVDRGDAFDFNVALQDHFKWVRQQSELAKQAENPDQGPKLDLGFKEGQTIKLNIANMKKKEGATGNTRPRPAGLGGLSLLPPPPGGKSSAPVCPSGERPSSVSVPTQLPGTPITDSLLAWPQPAAAPSAAAADVWGDFAKASGASRVPSSRIWAG, encoded by the exons AtggcggccatggcggcggcggcggcggaggaggaggagtacGAGGCGGTGCTGTGCGTGAAGCCGGCCGTACACGTCTACCGGGTGCCGCCGCGGGCCTCCAACCGCGGCTACAG AGCTGCAGAGTGGCAGCTGGACCAGCCGGCGTGGAGCGGCAGGCTGCGGATCACCGCCAAGGGCAAAATCGCCTTCATTAAGCTGGAAGACAAGACCTcag GTGAACTCTTTGCCCAGGCGCCGGTGGAGCAGTTCCCTGGCATCGCTGTGGAGAGCGTGACGGACTCCAGCAGATATTTTGTCATCCGGATCGAAGACGGGAACG gccGCCGAGCTTTCATCGGAGTCGGCTTTGTCGACCGAGGGGATGCTTTTGACTTCAACGTGGCTCTCCAAGACCATTTTAA ATGGGTGAGGCAGCAGAGCGAGCTGGCCAAACAGGCCGAGAACCCCGATCAGGGACCCAAACTGGACCTGGGCTTCAAGGAGGGGCAAACCATCAAACTCAACATTGCG aatatgaagaaaaaagaaggagcaACGGGGAACACCAGGCCGCGTCCCGCAGGCCTCGGGGGCCTGAGCTTGCTCCCCCCACCTCCCGGAGGAAAATCTTCGGCTCCGGTTTGTCCTTCGGGAGAGCGTCCGTCTTCCGTCTCCGTGCCCACCCAGCTCCCGGGCACCCCCATCACAG ACTCCCTCTTGGCCTGGCCGCAGCCggctgctgctccctctgccgccgccgccgatgtCTGGGGAGACTTTGCCAAAGCTTCGGG AGCCTCCCGGGTGCCTTCCTCACGGATTTGGGCTGGATAA